DNA sequence from the Caminibacter pacificus genome:
TTTCTACCTTCTTGGGTAGAAGGTTAATTGGAGACACTAAAAGTTATAGATAGCATCATTGCCATAGTAAAATAAGATTTTCTACTTTCTTGGGTAGAGGGTTAATTGGAGACGCTACCAGGACTACTGCCATATAAACAGCTGTAACAATCCCCGCAGATTTTCTACCTTCTTGGGTAGAAGGTTAATTGGAGACGGGAAACCAAGTTCTTCTGCCAGGATTTTTCTATATTTGTTTATATTTTCTACTTTCTTTGGTAGGAGCTAAATTGAGATTTGTGATTTACCATTGATGTTTTTTTGTTTTCTATTTTGATTAGTAATTACATTGAAACTAAAAAAACAGTTTTGTATTTTCAAGAATTTCTCCCGTCATTGGAAATGATTGGCTTAGTTGATGAAAGATTTAATTTATTTTTGTGAGTTAAGGAGAAACTTTTTTTAGAGGAATAGATTTTATTTCATTAAGGATAGATTGTCTTGGATTTTTGGGGTCTATGTTTTTTGGGCGGTATTTTTTATCCCAAAGGTTGTGGGCTTTTATCCACTCCTCGCAGCAGTTTAGATTAAGTATGCTGAATGTTTTTAGAGGGTATTTTAGCGCAAGTGCGAAAAGGAATCTATTGGTAACTGTTTTAGGGCATTTTTTTATTTTGATTTCTTTTTTTAATCTGTTGGGAAGGTTTAAGGCCGAGATTACTTTTTCGTGGTTTAGGTGTTTGTAGTAGATGAGGTGATATAAAAAAAAGCTCTCAAGAGGATTGTTTTTATAAAGTTTTGCGAGGTGAAAAAACTCTTTTTTGCTAAATTCTAAATTCAGAAGTTTTTTTGCTATTCCAAGAACTATAAAATAATAAAACCCGTAATAAAGATACTTGCTTTTAAACATTTTTTCAAATTCCATATAAATTCTCTCACGGCTCAAATCGCTTAAGTCTATGCTTTGGCAAAGTTTTATAGTTTCGGGGGCTACTTTGAATTTTAGTCTGCTTGCAAACTGCATAGCTCTAAGTACTCTAAGAGAGTCTTCAACAAAAGTATTATCGTCGATATGTCGGATGATTTTGCTTTGAATATCTTTAATACCTCCCCAAAAATCGAGTATTTCACCCGTGAAGATATTTTTCATTAAAGCGTTCATTGTAAAATCGCGTCTTTTTGAAGCCGTTTTTTCGTCCTGTGTGAGTGATACCTCAAAGCCCCTGTGGCCTTTTGCCACTTTCGTTTCAACTCGGGGCAAGGCGATGTCGAAATTTTTCCATTTATACACAAAAAAGCTTTTGCCAACCCCTTTAGCGCCAAGTTTTGCCATTAACGAATCGAATTTTTCAGGGTCTATGTCATATACTTCTATATCGTACTCTTTTGGTGTAATGCCTAAAATTTCGTCTCTTACGCAACCCCCGACGAAATAGACTCTTTTAGAATAAGGTGCAAAAAATTTTTTTAGAAATTCGATATCTTTTTGCAATTTTTGCCTTATTCGTTAATTTTTTCTTCAAGCCTTGCAAGCAGGTATTCAAGAAAGTTTAAAGTTACGTCAAGTTTGACATCTAAATTTTGAGTGTTCGGAGATTGGAGTCCGTCAAAAAGTACGAGAAGTCTTTCTCTTAGGTGTTTTAAAAATTCTTTGTCGCACTCTTGTTTTTCTTCTTCGATATGTTCGAAGATTTCCTCTTCTTCTATTTCTTGGAGTGTTTCGAGTATTGTTTCTTTGATATCCATTATAACTCACTTAGCCATTTTTCAAAATCATAGCGGTTTTTTTGATTGATATTTTCGAATTCTTTGAGTTTCAAAACGTTCACCCCTTTAAATTTTCTTCTTTTTTCGAGTCTTTTGATTGCCTCGATTAACTCTTTATCTTCAGGGTATTTTTTTAACAGCTTGCGGTAAATATCCAGGGCTTCACTTTTAAAGCCCTGGGATTCGAGTATTTTTGCGTATGTTTTAGTTAGCGGCATGTTCTGCTATCAAGCTTCCCATTTCTGTTGTCGTTACCACTTCTTTTGCGTCGAAACTTGCAAGGTCTTTTGTTCTGTAGCCTTTTGCAAGTACTTGTTTTATTGCGTCTCTGATTTTATCACCCGCGGCTTTTTCACCTAAATAATCAAGCATCATAGCAGCACTTAAAATAGTAGCGATAGGGTTTGCTATACCTTGTCCCGCTATATCCGGAGCACTTCCGTGAATAGGTTCGAAAAGTCCGACTTTTCCTCCGATACTCGCACTCGGAAGAAGACCGATACTTCCTACAATCATACTCGCTTCATCGCTTAAAATATCACCGAAAATATTACCCGTTAGGATAACGTCGAATTGTTTCGGGTTTCTTACAAGCTGCATTGCGGCGTTATCTACGTACATATGTTCAAGTTCTACTTCAGGATAGTTTTTTGCAACTTCTTCTACAACTTCTCTCCAAAGCTCGCTTACTTCAAGTACGTTTGCTTTATCTACAGAAGTTACTTTTTTGTTTCTTCTCATAGCTTCTTCAAAAGCGACTTTTGCGATTCTCTCAATTTCGTCTCTTGTATAAATCATAGTATTGTAAGCTTTGTTGTCGTCTTTGTATCTCGGCTCTCCGAAATAAATACCGCCTGTGAGTTCTCTTACTACCGTTAAATCAACGCCTTTTATTACTTCCGGTTTTAGTGTTGAAGCGTTTACGAGTTCGTCAAAAATTATCGCAGGTCTTATATTTGCAAAAAGTCCTAATGATTTTCTAAGTTTCAAAAGACCGCTTTCAGGTCTTTTTTGTTTTTCTACGTTGTCCCATTTAGGACCTCCGATTGCTCCGAAAAGTACGGCGTCGGAATTTAGACAACCTTTTATAGTTTCGTCCGGACACGGGTTGTCGAATACGTCGATTGCGCTTCCGCCGATAAGATATTCGTTATACTCTAAATTAAACCCTTCTTTGCTTGCAACCGCGTCAAGAACTTTTATAGCTTCATCTACGATTTCGGGACCGATTCCGTCCCCTTTTAGTACCGCGATTTTATAATTTTTCATTGTTTTCCTTTAAAATCTCTTTTGCGTAGTTAATAAGTCCGCCGGCTGCAATCAGCTCTTGCATAAACGGAGGAATAGGAGCGAATTTGTACTCTTTTCCGGTATCGATATTATGAACGATACCTTTATCAAGGTCGATTTTTACCAAATCTCCTTCGTTAATTTCGTCCGCTTCAAGAAGTTCGAAAATAGGAAGTCCCATATTGAAGCTGTTTCTATAAAAAATTCTTGCAAAACTCTTTGCGATTACCGCAGCAACTCCGGCCGCTTTTAGAGCGATAGGAGCGTGTTCTCTACTACTTCCGCTACCGAAGTTTTTACCTGCGACTATAATATCTCCCGGTCTTACTTTTTTAGGAAACTCAGGGTCAGCGTCTTCCATAACGTGTTTTGCGAGTTCGTGAGGGTCGGATGTATTAAGATATCTTGCGGGGATGATCAAATCCGTATCGATATTATCGCCGAATTTCCACACTCTTCCTGTAATAACGTTCATAAATTTCCTTTTTTGGTTTGAATTTTATCAAATTTGGTTTTAAAAATAAACTTGTTATATAATAGCACAAAAGGAGAGGATATGAAAATCAGTAGCTGTTTTGTGAAATCTTTTAGGGATTTGTTTAATGTTGACGTTTTGAAAGTGGTGCTTATTAGCGCGTTGCCGCTTTTTTTGTTGATTTTCGGTTTTTTGTATGCGTTTTGGGACCAGATTATTTCGGTTAGTTCTTTTTTAATCTCATGGGTGCCTTTTAGCGTTTTGAAATTAAACGGAGCGTTTTTTATTCTGTTTTTCGTTTGGTTTATTTTGGTTCTTGTCTCTTTTGCGGTTGTGACGGCGATTTTTTCGCCTATTTTTCTTAATAAGTTAAAAGAGAGAGGTTATTATCTCTATTCGATAATTACGATAGGCTTTTTTTCGCTTCTTTATGCGGTACTTTTGATTAAAAATTGGGATTATGTTTTTGAGGAAGTAAAAAGACTTCTTACTATTCTGCCTTTCGATACGGTTTCAAAAGGTGTTAGTGCTATTGTTGCGGTTTATATTTTTTATAACTTTTTTATTTTAAGTCTGTTTTTTGTGATTTTTATTTTTTCAAAGCCGTTTTTGGAAGCGATAAGAGAGCTTGAATATCCGGAGCTTGAGATAAATGTCGAGGATAAATTTAAGTATAAAAGAGCGATTTTAAAAGATATTTTGATATTTATCGCTCTTTTTGCGGTGCTATTTCCTCTATTTTTCATTCCGGTGATAAATGTAGGCGTTCAGTTGTTTTTGTGGACTAAACTTTATAGGGATTCGTTTTTGTATTTCGTTTGCAACGAATACTGCTCAAAAGATGAGTTTGAAAAATTAAGCTCTCAAAGTTTTAAAACTTCTTTTGTAGCGTTTTTGGCGGCGCTTTTTAATCTGTTGCCTATTATTAACTTTTTCGCTCCGTTTTTTGCCGTGATTATGTTTTTCCATTGTGTTATGGAGCTAAAACTTGCGAATAAAAATATAAGCGTAAAAGAAGAAAACTAACTTTCTTCTTTTTTTCGTTATTACTAATTTCACAAACTTACAAATTCACTATCTCAACATATTCATCCAAAGATTAACCACCCTCAACAAGAGAGCAAATTTCGACCATTACAAAAAAGCTAAAAAGCCCGGACCTTTTCAAGCTTACGTGCTTTTTTTAACGCTTTTTTTTCATTGAAATTCGCAATCGTCTCGGGCTACTTAATTTTACATTTAATCAAATCTTCAATTTCACAAACTCACTATTTCACTATTCCCTAACTACCTCTTCAAATTATTAACAGTTTGAAGCATTTCATCACTTGTCATAATAGCTTTACTTGCCGCGTCATATGCTCTTTGACCGGTAATCAAGTCCGTCATCTCTTCTACAAGCTGTACGTTGCTCATTTCAAGAAAGCCTTGTCTTACTTCTCCTATTCCGTCGGTACCCGGTGTCGCAACTATCGGGTCACCTGAAGCTGAAGTATTGATATAGAGATTGCTACCAAGAGAGTGCAAACCTGCGGGGTTAATGAATTTTGCAAGTTGGATTTGACCGATTTGTTGCATTTGTGTTTGTCCGGCTTCAAGAATACTTACCGTTCCGTCGGTTCCTATAGAAACTTGTACGGTTGTCGGAGGTAGAGTGATTTCTGGGATTAATTTATATCCGTCGCTTGTTACTACGTTGCCGTCGGCATCAAGCTTAAAAGCTCCGTCTCTCGTATAAGCTATACGGCCGTCGGGTAATTGTACTTGAAAAAATCCGTCGCCTTGTATTGCCAAATCGAGATTGTTATTCGTTTGTTTTAGGTTTCCTTGAGTAAAAATTTTAGTAACGGCGGTAGGTCTAACTCCAAGCCCGACATTAATACCCGTAGGTGAAATAGTTGTTGTAGATGTCGCCGTACCGGCGTATTCCATAGTCTGATAAAACAAATCAGCAAATTCCGCTCTTTGTTTTTTATAACCTATCGTATTTACGTTTGAGATGTTATTCGAGACGACATCTATTTGCATTTGTTGAGCCATCATACCTGTGGCTGCCGTATAAAGACTTCTGACCATTTTCATTCCTTTATAGGATTTTTAATTCGTAGCAAATTTCGTTCCGTTTTTTAACTAACATATAAGTTTCACAAACTCACAATTTCACTATTTCACCACTTTTCTCCCATTACGCCCTAACGCTCCCGAGTTTCTCAATAGCGTCTTTTTGCAAGTCGTCCATAAATGTTGTCATGGCTTTTTGATATCTTTCTACAAGCCTGTTTGTTTCTATCAAATCCGTCATTTCACGAATAGGGTTTACGTTTGATTTTTCTAAAAAACCTTGAAGAGTTGAGTTTTTCGTATTTATGCTTTCGCTACCGGGTACGAATTCCCACATTTTATCACCGACTTTTTTTAAAGTTTTAGGGTTGTCTATGCTTACGATTTTTAACGTTGCTATTTTTTGATTGTTTACGTAAACGTTTGCGTCGCTGTCGATTACTAGATTTTTTGCATTAAGAGGGATTTTTATCGGTTCGTTTTTGGTGTTTAGGACTTTAAACCCTTCTTTTGTTACCAAATATCCTTTGTCGTCAAGTTCGAAATTCCCGGCTCTTGTGATTCTTTCGCCGTCTTGGGCCGAAATTATGAAAAAGAGATTTTTTCTTTTTAGTGCGATATCAAGAGGATTTGAGGTTCTTTGCATATCGCCGAGTGAAAAGTTCGTATATTCCTCCACGATTTGAGGTACTTTATTGAGGTTGTGGTTTATCCATTTTGCGGCTTCTTTTGTATTGTTTTCAAGAGGAAGTTCGCTTCTTTTTTCGCTAAAGAGCCTTTCGAAATCGCCG
Encoded proteins:
- a CDS encoding EI24 domain-containing protein, with the translated sequence MKISSCFVKSFRDLFNVDVLKVVLISALPLFLLIFGFLYAFWDQIISVSSFLISWVPFSVLKLNGAFFILFFVWFILVLVSFAVVTAIFSPIFLNKLKERGYYLYSIITIGFFSLLYAVLLIKNWDYVFEEVKRLLTILPFDTVSKGVSAIVAVYIFYNFFILSLFFVIFIFSKPFLEAIRELEYPELEINVEDKFKYKRAILKDILIFIALFAVLFPLFFIPVINVGVQLFLWTKLYRDSFLYFVCNEYCSKDEFEKLSSQSFKTSFVAFLAALFNLLPIINFFAPFFAVIMFFHCVMELKLANKNISVKEEN
- a CDS encoding tetratricopeptide repeat protein, which encodes MPLTKTYAKILESQGFKSEALDIYRKLLKKYPEDKELIEAIKRLEKRRKFKGVNVLKLKEFENINQKNRYDFEKWLSEL
- the flgG gene encoding flagellar basal-body rod protein FlgG, with translation MVRSLYTAATGMMAQQMQIDVVSNNISNVNTIGYKKQRAEFADLFYQTMEYAGTATSTTTISPTGINVGLGVRPTAVTKIFTQGNLKQTNNNLDLAIQGDGFFQVQLPDGRIAYTRDGAFKLDADGNVVTSDGYKLIPEITLPPTTVQVSIGTDGTVSILEAGQTQMQQIGQIQLAKFINPAGLHSLGSNLYINTSASGDPIVATPGTDGIGEVRQGFLEMSNVQLVEEMTDLITGQRAYDAASKAIMTSDEMLQTVNNLKR
- a CDS encoding CCA tRNA nucleotidyltransferase; the protein is MQKDIEFLKKFFAPYSKRVYFVGGCVRDEILGITPKEYDIEVYDIDPEKFDSLMAKLGAKGVGKSFFVYKWKNFDIALPRVETKVAKGHRGFEVSLTQDEKTASKRRDFTMNALMKNIFTGEILDFWGGIKDIQSKIIRHIDDNTFVEDSLRVLRAMQFASRLKFKVAPETIKLCQSIDLSDLSRERIYMEFEKMFKSKYLYYGFYYFIVLGIAKKLLNLEFSKKEFFHLAKLYKNNPLESFFLYHLIYYKHLNHEKVISALNLPNRLKKEIKIKKCPKTVTNRFLFALALKYPLKTFSILNLNCCEEWIKAHNLWDKKYRPKNIDPKNPRQSILNEIKSIPLKKVSP
- a CDS encoding flagellar hook-basal body protein, encoding MINGYYDVTGAMVTQFNRLNVISNNLANVNTPGFKQDDIIIGDFERLFSEKRSELPLENNTKEAAKWINHNLNKVPQIVEEYTNFSLGDMQRTSNPLDIALKRKNLFFIISAQDGERITRAGNFELDDKGYLVTKEGFKVLNTKNEPIKIPLNAKNLVIDSDANVYVNNQKIATLKIVSIDNPKTLKKVGDKMWEFVPGSESINTKNSTLQGFLEKSNVNPIREMTDLIETNRLVERYQKAMTTFMDDLQKDAIEKLGSVRA
- the leuD gene encoding 3-isopropylmalate dehydratase small subunit: MNVITGRVWKFGDNIDTDLIIPARYLNTSDPHELAKHVMEDADPEFPKKVRPGDIIVAGKNFGSGSSREHAPIALKAAGVAAVIAKSFARIFYRNSFNMGLPIFELLEADEINEGDLVKIDLDKGIVHNIDTGKEYKFAPIPPFMQELIAAGGLINYAKEILKENNEKL
- the leuB gene encoding 3-isopropylmalate dehydrogenase; this translates as MKNYKIAVLKGDGIGPEIVDEAIKVLDAVASKEGFNLEYNEYLIGGSAIDVFDNPCPDETIKGCLNSDAVLFGAIGGPKWDNVEKQKRPESGLLKLRKSLGLFANIRPAIIFDELVNASTLKPEVIKGVDLTVVRELTGGIYFGEPRYKDDNKAYNTMIYTRDEIERIAKVAFEEAMRRNKKVTSVDKANVLEVSELWREVVEEVAKNYPEVELEHMYVDNAAMQLVRNPKQFDVILTGNIFGDILSDEASMIVGSIGLLPSASIGGKVGLFEPIHGSAPDIAGQGIANPIATILSAAMMLDYLGEKAAGDKIRDAIKQVLAKGYRTKDLASFDAKEVVTTTEMGSLIAEHAAN
- a CDS encoding CiaD-like domain-containing protein; the protein is MDIKETILETLQEIEEEEIFEHIEEEKQECDKEFLKHLRERLLVLFDGLQSPNTQNLDVKLDVTLNFLEYLLARLEEKINE